One window from the genome of Nicotiana sylvestris chromosome 9, ASM39365v2, whole genome shotgun sequence encodes:
- the LOC104213397 gene encoding vignain-like — protein MKNAYLNFVLFFTLWWLTNASVELHKKKNHGSNPMLKRYQDWLQRHSRKYGSKDEWNMRFGIYQSNVQFIDFFNSLNLSYNLTDNAFADMTNLEFKSKYSGYKKHTHNSKKAAPNITCAGSKLPVSLDWRKSGVVTRVKDQKNCGSCWAFSAVAAVEGINKIKTGKLVSLSEQELVDCDVNSDNQGCNGGFMEKAFSFIKKNGGITTEKNYPYVGKDQKCNTTKAKQHAVTISGYEMVAKNEESLQAAVTKQPISVAIDASGYDFQLYAGGVYSGFCGNSLNHGVTLIGYGVDDGEKYWLVKNSWGTMWGEDGYIKIKRGSNDKKGMCGIAMQASYPLKEEEES, from the exons ATGAAAAATGCTTACTTGAACTTTGTGCTTTTTTTCACCTTATGGTGGCTCACAAATGCAAGTGTTGAACTGCACAAGAAGAAGAATCACGGCTCAAATCCTATGCTGAAGAGGTACCAAGATTGGCTACAACGACATAGTCGAAAATATGGAAGTAAAGATGAATGGAATATGCGATTTGGGATTTATCAATCCAATGTTCAATTTATTGACTTCTTCAATTCCCTCAACCTTTCTTACAACCTCACTGACAATGCTTTTGCAGACATGACAAACTTGGAGTTTAAATCTAAGTATTCAGGTTACAAGAAACATACACATAATTCTAAGAAAGCAGCACCAAATATCACGTGCGCCGGCTCTAAATTGCCAGTTAGTCTCGACTGGAGAAAGAGTGGAGTTGTCACACGAGTCAAGGATCAAAAGAATTGTG GAAGTTGTTGGGCGTTCTCTGCAGTAGCAGCAGTTGAAGGCATCAACAAGATTAAAACAGGAAAATTAGTGTCACTATCAGAACAAGAACTAGTGGACTGTGATGTTAACTCAGATAACCAAGGATGTAACGGAGGATTTATGGAAAAGGCTTTTTCTTTCATTAAGAAAAACGGTGGCATTACAACTGAAAAAAATTATCCTTACGTAGGAAAAGATCAGAAATGCAACACTACCAAAGCAAAACAACACGCAGTTACAATAAGTGGCTATGAAATGGTAGCCAAAAATGAGGAATCTCTTCAAGCTGCAGTTACCAAACAACCTATATCAGTGGCTATTGATGCAAGTGGCTATGATTTTCAACTTTATGCTGGAGGGGTTTACTCTGGTTTTTGCGGAAATAGCCTAAATCATGGAGTGACACTAATTGGCTATGGTGTAGATGATGGTGAGAAATATTGGCTAGTTAAGAATTCATGGGGTACTATGTGGGGTGAAGATGGTTACATCAAAATAAAGAGGGGGTCAAATGACAAAAAGGGAATGTGTGGTATTGCTATGCAAGCTAGCTACCCTcttaaggaggaggaggagtctTGA